In Candidatus Sodalis pierantonius str. SOPE, one DNA window encodes the following:
- a CDS encoding 23S rRNA (adenine(2030)-N(6))-methyltransferase RlmJ, whose protein sequence is MLSYRHSFHAGNHADVLKHTVLSLILSAMKEKPFLYLDSHAGAGRYLLSSEQAERTGEYLEGIARIWQRDDAPALLAPYLEVVRHFNRAGQLRYYPGSPLLARQLLRGEDELHLTELHVSDYPLLRSEFHKDPRASVLRADGYQQLKSQLPPASRRGVVLIDPPYELKTDYQDGVSAIQEGYKRFATGVYALWYPVVLRQQVKRTLSALEQSGIRRILQIELAVRPDSDRRGMIVINPPWKLEQQMNALLPWLHQTLVPSGQGHAFARWLMPE, encoded by the coding sequence ATGCTCAGCTATCGCCACAGCTTTCACGCCGGCAACCACGCCGACGTGCTCAAACATACCGTGCTCAGCCTCATCCTGAGCGCGATGAAGGAAAAGCCCTTCCTTTATCTTGACAGCCATGCCGGCGCGGGCCGGTATTTGCTTTCCAGCGAACAGGCCGAGCGCACCGGTGAATATCTGGAAGGCATCGCCCGGATCTGGCAACGTGACGATGCCCCGGCTTTGTTGGCCCCTTATCTGGAGGTGGTCCGTCATTTCAACCGCGCCGGCCAGTTGCGTTATTATCCTGGTTCGCCCCTGCTGGCCCGCCAACTGCTGCGCGGCGAAGATGAGTTACATTTGACCGAGCTGCACGTCAGTGACTATCCGCTGTTGCGCAGCGAGTTTCACAAAGATCCCCGGGCCTCGGTGCTGCGGGCTGACGGTTATCAACAATTGAAGTCCCAACTGCCGCCGGCCTCCCGTCGCGGCGTGGTGCTGATCGATCCGCCTTATGAGTTGAAAACCGACTATCAGGACGGGGTCAGCGCGATTCAGGAAGGCTATAAACGTTTCGCGACCGGCGTCTATGCGCTGTGGTATCCGGTGGTGCTGCGCCAGCAGGTAAAGCGCACCTTGTCGGCGCTGGAGCAAAGCGGTATCCGCCGTATTCTGCAAATTGAACTGGCGGTCCGTCCCGATAGCGACAGGCGCGGCATGATTGTCATCAATCCCCCCTGGAAACTGGAACAACAGATGAACGCGTTGCTGCCGTGGCTGCACCAGACGCTGGTGCCTTCTGGCCAGGGTCACGCTTTTGCGCGCTGGCTGATGCCGGAGTAA
- the prlC gene encoding oligopeptidase A: MTNPLLTSFLLPPFAAIRPEHVVPAVKAALEHCRHTVEEVVAQPGPFTWENLCQPLADADDRLSRIWSPVGHLNAVKNSQELREAYEQSLPLLSEYSTWVGQHKGLYQTYRNLRDGQHYVQLSVAQKKAVDNALRDFELSGIGLPAEKQQRYGQIVARLSELGSAYSNNVLDATMGWSKLIIDEQALAGMPESSLAVARAQAQAREQEGWLLTLDIPSYLPVLTYCDNAALREELYRAYNTRASDQGPDAGKWDNGPLMSEILALRHELAQLLGFENYADKSLATKMAQDPQQVLDFLTDLARRARPQGEQELAQLRAFAHSHFGRDRLEPWDIAYYGEKQKQHLFSINDEQLRPYFPEPRVVSGLFEVVKRIYGITAKERTDVDTWHPDVRFFDLFDEHGELRGSFYLDLYARDNKRGGAWMDDCVGMMRKADGELQKPVAYLTCNFNRPISGKPALFTHNEVTTLFHEFGHGLHHMLTRIDTPGVAGISGVPWDAVELPSQFMENYCWQPEALAFISGHYETGEPLPDELLNKLLEAKNYQAALFILRQLEFGLFDFRMHYQYQPEQGARVLETLAEVKKHVAVVPTVAWGRFPHAFSHIFAGGYAAGYYSYLWADVLAADAWSRFEEEGIFNRDTGESFLDTILSRGGSEEPMVLFARFRGREPQLDAMLRHYGIRE; encoded by the coding sequence ATGACTAATCCGTTACTGACCTCGTTTTTATTGCCCCCTTTTGCCGCTATTCGTCCTGAGCACGTCGTGCCGGCGGTGAAAGCCGCGCTTGAGCACTGCCGCCACACCGTTGAGGAAGTCGTGGCCCAGCCCGGCCCATTCACGTGGGAAAATCTCTGCCAGCCGCTGGCGGATGCGGATGACCGTTTGAGCCGGATTTGGTCGCCGGTGGGCCATTTGAACGCGGTGAAGAACAGTCAGGAACTGCGCGAAGCCTATGAACAAAGCCTGCCGCTGCTGTCTGAATACAGCACTTGGGTGGGGCAACATAAGGGTCTGTATCAAACCTATCGGAATCTGCGCGACGGCCAGCATTATGTACAGCTGAGCGTAGCGCAGAAAAAAGCGGTGGATAACGCGCTGCGCGATTTTGAATTGTCCGGTATCGGACTGCCGGCGGAAAAACAGCAGCGCTACGGGCAGATCGTCGCCCGTCTTTCGGAGCTGGGTTCGGCCTACAGCAATAATGTGCTGGACGCGACCATGGGCTGGAGCAAGTTGATAATCGATGAACAGGCGCTGGCCGGCATGCCCGAAAGCTCGCTTGCCGTCGCTCGCGCCCAGGCGCAGGCCCGCGAGCAGGAAGGCTGGCTGCTAACGCTGGACATCCCCAGCTATCTGCCGGTACTGACCTATTGCGACAACGCCGCGCTGCGGGAAGAACTCTATCGCGCCTATAACACCCGAGCCTCCGATCAGGGGCCGGATGCCGGCAAATGGGACAATGGCCCCCTGATGAGTGAAATTCTGGCGCTGCGCCATGAGCTGGCGCAATTGCTGGGATTCGAGAACTATGCCGATAAATCGCTGGCCACCAAAATGGCGCAGGATCCCCAGCAGGTGCTGGATTTTCTGACCGATCTGGCCAGGCGCGCGCGTCCCCAGGGCGAGCAGGAATTGGCGCAGCTGCGCGCCTTTGCGCACAGCCACTTCGGCCGCGATCGGCTAGAGCCGTGGGATATCGCCTATTATGGTGAAAAACAAAAACAGCACCTGTTCTCCATTAACGACGAGCAGTTGCGCCCCTATTTTCCTGAGCCGCGGGTCGTCAGCGGTCTGTTTGAGGTGGTTAAACGCATTTACGGCATCACGGCCAAAGAGCGTACCGATGTGGACACCTGGCACCCGGATGTCCGTTTCTTCGATCTGTTTGATGAGCATGGAGAGCTGCGCGGCAGTTTTTATCTCGATTTGTACGCCCGCGACAACAAACGGGGCGGCGCCTGGATGGACGATTGCGTAGGCATGATGCGCAAAGCCGACGGCGAGCTGCAAAAGCCGGTGGCTTATCTCACGTGTAACTTCAACCGCCCGATAAGCGGCAAACCGGCGCTGTTTACCCACAATGAGGTCACCACGCTATTTCATGAATTCGGTCACGGGCTGCACCATATGCTGACCCGTATCGATACCCCGGGAGTAGCCGGTATCAGCGGCGTACCCTGGGATGCGGTGGAGTTGCCGAGCCAGTTTATGGAAAATTATTGCTGGCAGCCCGAGGCACTGGCGTTTATCTCCGGCCATTATGAAACCGGTGAGCCGCTGCCCGATGAATTGTTGAACAAGCTGCTGGAAGCAAAAAATTATCAGGCGGCGCTGTTTATTCTGCGTCAGCTTGAATTCGGCCTCTTCGATTTCCGCATGCATTATCAATACCAACCGGAGCAGGGCGCGCGCGTGCTGGAGACCCTGGCGGAAGTGAAAAAACATGTGGCGGTAGTACCGACGGTGGCATGGGGACGTTTCCCCCATGCCTTCAGCCACATCTTTGCCGGCGGCTATGCGGCGGGGTATTACAGTTACCTATGGGCGGATGTCCTGGCGGCGGATGCCTGGTCGCGTTTCGAGGAGGAAGGTATATTCAACCGGGACACCGGCGAATCCTTCCTTGATACCATACTGTCGCGCGGCGGTTCCGAGGAGCCGATGGTACTCTTCGCCCGTTTCCGCGGCCGCGAGCCGCAACTGGATGCCATGCTGCGTCATTACGGCATCCGGGAATAG
- a CDS encoding MarC family NAAT transporter, which yields MFELFKAIGLGLMVPLPLVNPLTTVALFLSLSKNMTVEEHNQQARLASVYVFVFAIMMVAFYAGTLVMNTFGISIPGLRIAGGLIVSFVGFRMLFPAQTDDDSGIAESKAREMHKHKTTNIAFVPLAMPSTAGPGTIAMIISWVSTVNEDVYFAPWITALAPVLVFLTISVIVWIALHSSGAIMHVVGASGIEAISRLMGFLLVCMGVQFVINGVLEIIADYHA from the coding sequence ATGTTTGAACTTTTCAAAGCAATCGGCCTGGGCCTGATGGTGCCGCTGCCGCTGGTGAACCCGCTCACCACCGTGGCGCTGTTCCTTAGCCTCAGTAAAAACATGACCGTGGAGGAGCACAATCAGCAGGCGCGGCTGGCGTCGGTCTATGTATTCGTATTCGCCATTATGATGGTCGCCTTTTATGCCGGTACGCTGGTGATGAATACCTTCGGGATTTCCATTCCGGGGCTGCGGATTGCGGGTGGGCTTATCGTCTCCTTTGTCGGTTTTCGCATGTTGTTTCCCGCACAGACCGATGATGATTCCGGTATCGCCGAAAGTAAGGCGCGCGAAATGCATAAGCATAAAACCACCAATATCGCCTTTGTGCCGCTGGCGATGCCGAGTACGGCAGGGCCGGGTACTATCGCCATGATCATCAGTTGGGTGTCTACCGTTAACGAGGATGTCTATTTCGCCCCCTGGATCACCGCCCTGGCGCCGGTGCTGGTATTTCTGACCATCAGCGTGATTGTCTGGATCGCGCTGCACAGTTCAGGCGCCATTATGCATGTGGTCGGCGCCAGCGGTATCGAGGCGATTTCACGGCTGATGGGTTTTTTGCTGGTGTGTATGGGCGTTCAGTTTGTTATTAATGGCGTACTGGAGATCATTGCCGATTATCATGCCTGA
- a CDS encoding LysR family transcriptional regulator substrate-binding protein, with amino-acid sequence MTLPDNKVLSWAEVGQFPLCLFNHEMHNHRIIEYAFQQAGVSPTVTVVVETNALDVLYEMVSRGRVYSIAPISAVPACFFTHGIGIHPSMPQPAPEISLLHLRQEN; translated from the coding sequence GTGACGCTGCCCGACAACAAGGTTTTGAGCTGGGCGGAGGTCGGTCAATTCCCTTTGTGCCTCTTCAATCACGAAATGCACAATCACCGGATCATCGAATACGCCTTCCAGCAGGCGGGCGTGAGTCCCACGGTCACGGTTGTCGTTGAAACCAACGCGCTCGACGTGCTTTATGAGATGGTAAGCCGCGGCCGGGTTTACAGCATTGCCCCTATTAGCGCGGTACCCGCCTGTTTTTTCACCCATGGCATAGGGATTCATCCCAGCATGCCGCAACCCGCGCCGGAGATAAGCCTGTTGCACTTGCGTCAGGAAAATTAG
- a CDS encoding LysR family transcriptional regulator, giving the protein MFIRQLHYLIALAEHRHFAQAAEHCCVSQLSLSTAIRQLEQKLGITIIQRAHHFQGFTPEGGRVLAWAKQTLASLDGLRQKAALAQTVAGGVLAIGAIPSAMRVVSLLINEYRREIPRLSLKVFALSTRDILGRLKKHELHVGIAYTEQCPADLYEALPLFSERFVLLPASA; this is encoded by the coding sequence ATGTTCATTCGACAACTTCACTATTTGATAGCGCTGGCGGAGCACCGCCATTTTGCCCAAGCCGCCGAGCATTGTTGTGTTTCACAGCTCTCTTTATCCACCGCGATTCGCCAGTTGGAACAGAAACTGGGTATCACAATCATTCAGCGCGCCCACCACTTCCAGGGGTTTACGCCTGAGGGCGGACGCGTGCTGGCTTGGGCAAAACAAACGCTCGCGTCTTTAGATGGCCTGAGGCAGAAAGCCGCGCTGGCACAAACGGTGGCGGGCGGCGTTCTGGCGATAGGCGCCATACCTTCGGCAATGCGCGTAGTATCCCTGTTAATCAACGAATACCGCCGCGAAATTCCGCGGCTGAGCCTGAAAGTGTTTGCGTTGAGCACCCGTGACATACTGGGCCGGCTAAAAAAGCATGAACTCCACGTCGGTATCGCTTATACGGAGCAGTGTCCGGCCGATCTCTATGAAGCCCTGCCGCTTTTCTCCGAGCGCTTTGTGCTTCTGCCGGCGTCGGCGTGA
- a CDS encoding pyridoxal-phosphate dependent enzyme, with product MGNTPLQPVPSPAGGAQILAKYEFVNPFGSVKDRAAFGMFCEAINLHDFSRGPLKLLDASGGNMGKALAKLGQLCGIPIHLIIPDSSPPPLVGFLREAGAELSTVESRYFLLGLISRAQAIGLRDPGWTLLSQHLNLVNVAVHQYQTGQEIRRQLANEQADGWVAAVGTGGTLSGVYKALIQDNPSLVVRGTTPSELPFGTYDPPNDRDKFGGAGGAGGMGFGFRQPFIAHAGLDTVPFDHINWQESLSTMYEFYRLTGIRIGASAVANWRSAYRLAQEMTPAQRVITLFADAGSDDERDRGERYFHELGALHPASST from the coding sequence TTGGGCAATACGCCCTTGCAACCGGTTCCCAGCCCCGCGGGAGGTGCTCAAATTTTGGCGAAATATGAATTCGTCAATCCGTTCGGTTCGGTAAAAGATCGTGCGGCGTTCGGTATGTTCTGTGAGGCGATAAATCTTCATGATTTTAGCCGCGGACCGCTAAAGCTGCTGGACGCCTCCGGCGGCAACATGGGCAAAGCCCTGGCGAAACTGGGCCAGCTGTGCGGCATACCGATACATTTGATCATTCCCGATAGTTCGCCGCCGCCGCTAGTGGGCTTCCTGCGCGAGGCCGGCGCTGAACTAAGCACCGTGGAAAGCCGTTATTTTCTGCTGGGTCTTATCAGCCGCGCTCAGGCAATAGGGTTGCGCGATCCCGGCTGGACATTGCTATCACAGCACCTGAATCTGGTGAATGTGGCGGTGCATCAATACCAGACCGGGCAGGAGATCCGCCGCCAGCTGGCAAATGAGCAAGCGGACGGCTGGGTGGCGGCGGTGGGCACCGGCGGTACCTTAAGCGGCGTTTATAAAGCGCTTATTCAGGATAACCCGTCGCTTGTGGTGCGCGGGACTACCCCCAGCGAATTGCCGTTTGGAACCTATGATCCCCCCAATGATAGGGATAAATTCGGCGGCGCGGGCGGCGCGGGCGGCATGGGGTTCGGTTTTCGGCAACCCTTTATCGCCCATGCGGGGCTGGACACTGTGCCGTTTGATCACATTAATTGGCAGGAATCGCTGAGCACGATGTATGAATTTTATCGTTTGACCGGGATCCGTATTGGCGCTTCCGCCGTGGCCAATTGGCGCAGCGCCTATCGACTGGCGCAGGAGATGACGCCGGCGCAGCGCGTTATCACGCTGTTCGCCGATGCTGGCAGCGACGACGAGCGTGATCGGGGAGAGCGTTATTTCCATGAGCTGGGTGCGCTGCATCCGGCTTCGTCTACCTGA
- a CDS encoding purine-cytosine permease family protein, whose product MQGADINKNDHAYNRVPASSRASLLNATLVRMGMMTSLSQFMVGATLGHSMTFGQAMLATVLGSLILEIVSLGMGLVGMKEGLCTSLLARWCGFGRIGSVIIGIFIALSLIGWFGVQNSVLADGLLHASQGMLNYPAAAVVSGLIITLLVLYGFSALSWTAKISVPLFFLVVLYILYDIVSGPDVINFFDGQPNGPAMSLSQGATMVAGGCIVGALISPDISRYCKNKNHVLFMITSSIVVGEIIINCMSIIVAHALGTADVVTIMSHSAGWIGLVTVILSAIKVNDVNLYSASLGLATALDGLSRRKWRYRWLTLLLGLTGTMLSVLGIIGHFIDFLIFLGVLFPPIAGIMLVDYYVLRTHRTLLDATRARHTLPDAASTPVIGWSGIVAWLSGSMVGFAFHVGIPSLNSLLAAGLFYWLLAEVKQKLATRCRSDA is encoded by the coding sequence ATGCAGGGAGCAGATATTAATAAAAATGACCATGCCTATAATCGGGTGCCGGCAAGTTCCCGGGCGAGTCTGTTAAATGCCACGCTGGTGCGGATGGGGATGATGACGTCCTTATCGCAATTTATGGTTGGCGCAACGTTAGGCCACAGCATGACTTTCGGGCAGGCTATGCTCGCGACGGTACTCGGCAGCCTGATATTGGAAATCGTCAGCCTGGGAATGGGGCTGGTCGGGATGAAAGAGGGATTATGCACCAGCCTGCTGGCCCGCTGGTGCGGGTTCGGGCGCATCGGCTCGGTGATCATTGGCATATTTATTGCCCTAAGCCTAATAGGCTGGTTTGGTGTGCAGAATTCGGTGCTGGCCGATGGATTGCTGCATGCTTCTCAGGGCATGCTCAATTATCCTGCCGCCGCCGTTGTGTCCGGATTGATCATCACGCTGTTAGTTTTATACGGTTTTTCCGCACTCAGTTGGACGGCGAAAATCTCCGTCCCATTATTTTTCTTGGTGGTGCTGTATATCTTATACGATATTGTCAGTGGCCCCGATGTGATTAATTTTTTTGATGGCCAGCCGAATGGCCCGGCGATGTCATTAAGTCAGGGGGCCACCATGGTGGCAGGTGGATGCATTGTCGGCGCGTTAATTTCTCCCGATATCAGCCGCTATTGTAAAAATAAGAACCACGTTTTGTTTATGATTACTTCATCTATTGTTGTTGGTGAGATAATTATAAATTGCATGTCCATCATCGTCGCCCACGCGCTCGGAACGGCGGATGTGGTCACTATCATGTCCCATAGCGCCGGCTGGATTGGTTTAGTTACCGTGATCCTTTCCGCCATCAAAGTGAATGACGTCAACCTGTACTCCGCAAGCCTTGGTCTGGCGACGGCGCTGGACGGACTGAGCCGTCGCAAATGGCGCTACCGCTGGCTGACGCTGCTGTTGGGGCTGACCGGCACGATGCTTTCGGTTCTGGGCATCATTGGTCATTTTATCGACTTTCTCATTTTTCTCGGCGTGCTGTTCCCGCCGATCGCCGGCATCATGCTGGTAGATTATTACGTGCTGCGCACCCACCGCACGCTGCTGGATGCCACGCGCGCGCGCCACACGCTGCCAGATGCGGCGTCGACGCCTGTGATCGGCTGGTCGGGTATCGTGGCCTGGCTGAGTGGCAGTATGGTGGGTTTCGCTTTTCATGTGGGGATCCCGTCGCTGAATTCGCTGTTGGCGGCCGGCCTGTTTTATTGGCTGCTGGCGGAAGTGAAACAGAAATTAGCGACGCGATGTCGGTCTGATGCGTAA
- the gorA gene encoding glutathione-disulfide reductase: MTRHYDYLTIGGGGSGIASINRAAQYGHKCALIEAKYLGGTCVNVGCVPKKVMWHAAQIAEAVRLYAPDYGFSTTVEKFDWRTLVESRSAYIDRIHQSYDRVLGNNHVDVIHGFARFVDAHTVEVNGERITAAHILIATGGRPSKVAIPGAEYGIDSDMFFALDAMPERVAVVGAGYIAVEIAGVLNGLEAQTHLFVRKHAPLRTFDPLIVETLVEVMQAEGPTLHTGSVPRSVTKNQDGSLTLTLHNDQQFTVDALIWAIGREPATDNLNLAAAGVETDSTGHIQVDKYQNTNVPGIYAVGDNTGAVELTPVAVAAGRRLSERLFNNKPEEHLDYTLIPTVAFSHPPIGAIGLTEPEAIEKYGEKEVKVYKTSFTSMYTAVTQHRQPCRMKLVCAGPQEKIVGLHGIGFGMDEILQGFAVAIKMGATKQDFDNTVAIHPTAAEELVTMR; this comes from the coding sequence ATGACCCGACATTACGATTACCTCACCATTGGCGGCGGCGGCAGCGGCATTGCGTCAATCAACCGCGCCGCCCAATACGGCCATAAATGCGCGCTGATTGAAGCCAAATACCTCGGCGGCACCTGTGTCAATGTGGGCTGTGTCCCGAAGAAAGTGATGTGGCACGCCGCGCAAATCGCCGAAGCGGTGAGGTTGTATGCCCCCGATTATGGGTTTAGCACGACTGTGGAAAAATTCGACTGGCGTACCCTGGTCGAGAGCCGCAGCGCCTATATCGATCGCATCCATCAATCCTACGACCGGGTGCTGGGCAATAATCACGTGGACGTCATCCACGGCTTTGCCCGTTTCGTCGATGCCCATACCGTGGAGGTCAACGGCGAACGCATCACCGCCGCTCACATTTTAATCGCCACCGGTGGCCGTCCCAGTAAAGTCGCCATCCCCGGGGCGGAATACGGCATTGATTCCGATATGTTTTTCGCGCTGGACGCCATGCCGGAGCGCGTAGCGGTGGTGGGCGCCGGCTATATCGCGGTGGAGATCGCCGGTGTGCTAAACGGGCTGGAGGCCCAGACCCATTTGTTTGTCCGCAAACACGCGCCGCTGCGTACCTTTGATCCGCTGATTGTCGAAACGTTGGTCGAGGTCATGCAGGCGGAAGGGCCGACGTTACATACCGGCTCGGTGCCGCGCTCGGTGACGAAAAACCAGGACGGCAGCCTGACTCTGACGCTGCACAATGACCAGCAATTCACCGTCGATGCCTTGATATGGGCCATTGGCCGCGAACCGGCCACGGATAATCTTAATCTGGCGGCGGCGGGGGTCGAAACCGACAGCACGGGCCATATCCAGGTGGATAAATACCAAAATACCAACGTGCCGGGTATTTACGCCGTCGGCGATAATACCGGCGCGGTGGAGCTTACGCCGGTGGCGGTTGCCGCCGGTCGCCGACTGTCGGAGCGGCTGTTTAACAATAAGCCGGAAGAGCATCTGGACTATACGCTCATACCGACGGTGGCATTCAGCCATCCCCCCATCGGCGCCATTGGCCTGACCGAGCCGGAAGCCATTGAAAAATATGGTGAGAAGGAGGTCAAGGTCTATAAGACCTCCTTCACTTCCATGTATACGGCGGTCACCCAGCATCGTCAACCATGTCGAATGAAGCTGGTTTGTGCCGGTCCGCAAGAGAAGATTGTGGGCCTGCACGGTATCGGTTTCGGCATGGATGAAATACTACAGGGTTTTGCGGTCGCCATTAAAATGGGCGCCACCAAACAGGACTTCGACAATACCGTAGCGATTCACCCGACCGCGGCGGAAGAACTGGTGACGATGCGTTAA
- a CDS encoding DoxX family protein — translation MLTAFNRMLDKPDLGKLLLRFTFGAMMLLHGIHKLLFGITGIIGMVQAHGMPAIVAYGVFLGEIIVPLMFIFGILVRPAVLIFAFTMLFAWLITEPSIIFTLTNVGAWGLENIAVYLFAGLAIALLGCGRYSVMRNPAWR, via the coding sequence ATGCTAACTGCCTTTAACCGAATGTTGGACAAGCCGGATCTGGGGAAATTGCTGCTACGGTTTACCTTTGGCGCCATGATGTTGCTTCACGGCATACACAAGCTGTTATTCGGCATTACTGGCATCATCGGGATGGTTCAGGCCCACGGGATGCCCGCCATCGTCGCCTATGGTGTATTCCTGGGGGAAATCATTGTGCCATTGATGTTTATTTTCGGCATTCTGGTGCGACCCGCCGTGCTGATTTTCGCCTTCACCATGCTGTTTGCATGGCTGATTACCGAACCCAGCATCATTTTCACCCTAACAAATGTGGGTGCCTGGGGGCTGGAAAATATCGCTGTTTATCTTTTTGCCGGACTGGCCATCGCACTGTTGGGCTGCGGCCGCTATAGCGTGATGCGAAATCCCGCCTGGCGATAA
- a CDS encoding NAD-dependent formate dehydrogenase produces the protein MESHSHELVVTSDKEGADSVFDRHLPDADVVISQPFWPAYLTAERIAKARKLKLALTAGIGSDHVDLKAAASRGITVAEVTFSNSISVAEHVVMTILALVRNYLPAHLMAKNGGWNIADCVARSYDIEGMHFGTLGAGRIGQAVLRRLKPFDMTLHYYDPHRLPDELEKQLGLTYHETPASLVKVCDVVNLQTPLYPSTQGFVNDAFLAKFKRGAYLVNTARGALCDRDAIARALTSGQLAGYGGDVWFPQPAPVDHSWRSMPNHGMTPHISGTSLSAQARYAAGTLEILQNFFDGKPIRKAYLIVDGGRLVGAGANAYKLT, from the coding sequence TTGGAAAGCCACAGTCATGAGCTGGTCGTCACCAGCGATAAAGAGGGGGCGGACTCCGTTTTTGATCGCCACCTCCCCGACGCCGATGTCGTGATTTCACAACCGTTCTGGCCCGCTTATCTCACCGCCGAGCGCATTGCCAAAGCCCGCAAGCTCAAACTGGCCCTGACCGCCGGCATCGGCTCGGACCATGTCGATCTTAAGGCCGCGGCCAGCCGGGGTATTACCGTGGCCGAGGTCACCTTTTCAAACTCCATCAGTGTGGCGGAGCATGTGGTGATGACTATTCTGGCGCTGGTCCGAAACTATCTTCCCGCGCACCTGATGGCAAAAAACGGTGGTTGGAACATCGCCGACTGCGTGGCCCGCAGCTACGATATCGAAGGTATGCACTTTGGCACATTGGGTGCCGGGCGCATCGGCCAAGCGGTTCTCCGTCGGCTCAAACCTTTCGATATGACGTTACACTACTACGATCCCCACCGCTTGCCGGATGAACTGGAGAAACAACTCGGCCTGACTTACCATGAAACGCCCGCATCCCTGGTCAAGGTCTGCGACGTCGTCAACCTACAGACACCGCTCTATCCCTCTACTCAGGGTTTTGTCAATGACGCCTTTTTGGCCAAGTTCAAGCGAGGGGCTTATTTGGTGAATACCGCGCGGGGCGCACTATGCGATCGCGACGCCATCGCCCGGGCATTAACCTCGGGGCAACTGGCCGGCTACGGCGGCGATGTATGGTTTCCCCAACCGGCGCCGGTTGATCACTCCTGGCGCAGCATGCCGAATCACGGCATGACGCCACATATCTCCGGTACCTCGCTATCAGCACAAGCGCGTTACGCAGCGGGAACATTGGAGATTCTGCAAAACTTCTTTGACGGTAAACCTATCCGTAAGGCGTATTTGATTGTTGACGGCGGACGCCTGGTCGGGGCCGGTGCAAACGCCTATAAGCTTACTTAG